The genomic stretch AAAACTAAAGTCTTTTACTCTTGGAAATTTTGTTCCTATCTCAATTCTAGTGTTTTCAGAAACCTGGGGTCTGTCGAAAAAGTAGTATTTAGGCGAGAAGTTGGAGAATATAACATTACCAAAAAAGTTATAATTTTTGTAATTCTTTGAGATATTCTGCTGCAGAAGCAAACTTCCACGTCGGTTTCCCGGGTAATATCCTGTACTGAAAAAATAGTTTCCGTTTAGATTATAGTCATTAATCGAACCAATATAATTAGATTCTGCTGACATCGACGGTTTTGTAATATCCTGAAATTCATAAGAACTTAAACCTGCATTTATCTTGGCATTCATACTCCAGACTTTATCAAAAGCATAAGTAGCTTCTGTACCCAAAATATTGTGCTTACTTTTCTCAAAAGGGTCGTAACGGTAAATGTAGGCTGCAGAAATATTTCTTGAGCTGTTGTTGGCGTTAAGCGTTCCTTTGGCAAAAAAACCGTAACCGTTTTTTAAAAAACTGTTTTTTTCAACAAGATTAAAGTTTTGATCGACAAAACCGATCTCCAGTTTGGTGTCTTTTGCAAAAGTACGACTGTATTCTGCACCTCTTCCTACCAGAGTCATTTCTAAAAGCTTATTGACACTTCCAATGGTGTACTGATTTTTACCCTGCTGCAGAACTACATTAGTATTGGTTACCAAAGGCTGTTGCTGGCTGTTTAGAAAAGCAATATTTCCTCTTATAAAAAGAAATCCGGAAGGTAGATTAAAACCTCCTGAACCAATCAATTGATACATATCAATATTATCTCCTACTTTTCTGTATGAAGTGGTAATTTGATTTTTTGTCTCCTCAGCAAAATTATTGAATTGCGGATCCTGATATTTCTGAACACTCGAAATATTTTGTACAAAAACAGTCGCTGTATTGAATATTTCTTTGTCAGGATTTCTGAAACCCGAAATGTTGATAGAAAAGTTGGACAGTCTGGACAAACCTTTTGAAGGCTGATAAGTAAATGTAAAAGTAGAATCTTTTTTTACATTGATAATGGCTTGTTGCTCTAAAAATTGATTTCCATTTTCAGGATCAGGAATTTTGCAAACCAAAGTAATATCCTGAGATATATTTCCCGAGTTACTCACCCTTACTTTTACCGATATAGGTTCCAGGCTGGAAGATCTGTAAATAGGAGCATTCAGTAGAGATAAATTCAGGTCATTATTTACCTCAATCACATGTTCTTTTATTCTTTCGGTAATAAAAATACCAAGTTGATCAAGCAATCTGACTTTTATAGGCGAAGATCCTGCTTTAGCATCAGATTCTACAATGATTCGTACAGGTAAATATTTTTTTTCGTTGGGCTTAAGTTCTATTAAAGGTTCTTCACCGGAGATTACCTTAAACCCTTTTGGGCATACAAACTGTATTTTTCCGCTGAAATTATTAGAACTATGATTCTGAATAGCAACAACAAGATTTAAAAGCCTCGAACGTGATGGCGAATTTCCCTGCTCGATCTCCATAGTGACATTAGATTCAGTTTTTTGTGCATTTATAAAAATACTACTGAATAAAACGATAAATAGGGTGAACAAAAATCTTCTGCTGAAAAAAGGCATCATTTAAAATTTATTGAGGAGTAATTTCGTACTGTAATGTTGTAGAATACTCGGTAGGCTTAGCATTAATTAATTGCTCATCTTGTGGCAATGTAAAATATTTGATGTCGTAGTTGTAGATGGTACTTTGGGATGCATTTCCCTTTGCAAGAGTTTGATTTGCAGTGCTCAAAGTTATCGGGAAAACAGTCTGATTACTTTGCCCAAGAGGTTGCAGAGCAAGATGCACTGCTCCCACAGGAATAGAATAATTGCCTGTGTTTGATTGCAGATGACTTTGTAATGATCTTACTTTAATCTGGAAGTTGGTATTTGTATTGATTTGCAAACCGCTCGGATAAACAACGCTGGTTCCGTTGTTGTAATCCTGCATGCTATTAAATTCAAGCAAGCCGTTTGCGGCATTCATGTTTATTTTTAAAGACATTTCCTGCGTTACTGGTGGTGTTCCCGTCAAATTAGCAATATGAAAATCAAAAGTATGATTTACTTTTCCTATCACATTATTGTATTGATCATATGCTGTAAATTCTACAGGAGCTACAAACCTCGTCCACGCCGGATATGTTCCCAGATAAGCGCCTCCCATTATCGTAATACCGTATTTAAGCTGAAGATTGTAGTAGCCATTGGGTGTAGAAGGCATATTGTATAAAGGAGCATTAGATTGAGGAACCAAAAAGACTTCTGCATTTTCCTGTAAAAATACATTTGGTGGTACTCCTATTTGTGCTAGTGATGGAGTAGGGTTAGGGTATGCCTGCCCGACTGAGGAGATGGGCTGAAAGGATATTTTATTGCCTGGAATGGTGTATTGGCCGTCTGTAGAAGTTATTGGCTGTTTCAGGTTTGCCGAAAGTTTCCAATAAGGCATGTTTAAATTGCCATTGGCAGCAAAGGTTACCGTATATGCATCGGGATTATTGTTTCCATTGTAAGAATTTACCTGCAAATAGCTGTTGGTCCATGAAGTGAATGAAACCTGAGCATTAAACAGCATGGAAATTGTGATGAAGAAAGTGACTAATACCTTACTCATAATTAAAATTCAATTCTCCCATTTCTAATGTCTCATTATCTCCGTAATCAATCAAAACAGACACATTATACGAGCCTTTTTCAGTTAAATCTTGTACCGGAATGGTTACCTTACGGATGTTTCCGGGGAGGGTATAAAAAACAATTGGCTCTACCGTAATTTTTTTACCTGTGTTTGTATTGATAATATCTGTTATGATTTTTCCGTCAGTCCATATCTCCGATTGGTTTTCAAAAGTAATATTTAATAGCTTTTTTGAGCTATCGAATTTTAAATCTTGAATTTCAATTTTTCTTTTTATTGGTTCCAGTGTTCTATGAAATATCTTGATTCCGGAACGAATGCTTACTTTAATTTTTGCTCCTTTGTTGTCTACATCGTCCACAGGATTCATTTGGCTGACAAATAGTACTGCTGTATGTGCAGAAAGTTTGTCTTGGTTTACTTTTGGTGAAGTAAGGGTTACCTCAAGTTCTTTTCTCTCTCCGGGAGCCAGACTGAAATAGTTATCATCTTTTTTGATATTGATCCAGCTTGCACAAGAGTTTTTCAACGCGCCGGCTGCATACATCATATTTTCACCTTTTTCATCATAATCCCAATCACCTAAGCTAACCGCAAGGTCTAAAGTGTTTTTTGCACTCACATTGGTAACCGTTATTTTTTGCGTATTACTAGATCCCGCAGCAGACTCAAAATATACTCTAGGTGGAGAAACCGAAATACCTGTCTGTGCACTGATTTGTATCATCAGAAATAAGAAAAGTAAGGTGATTTTGTTCATGATGGTATTTTTAATTACATAAAAAGTGTCACAAAGAATTGTGACACTACAATATCATAATGAGTGTAGTTTGTTATTGACTAACAATCGTATACGTTAATTCTGTTGTATATAGAGTAGGATCTTGACCTGCAATATAATTGTTTATGTAAGCATTTGCTCCAGCTCCTTTATATGCAATGTTGATTTTTTTGTTAACTCCACCACTTGTTGAAGTTACCAAAGTGCTTT from Chryseobacterium indoltheticum encodes the following:
- a CDS encoding COG1470 family protein, translated to MEIEQGNSPSRSRLLNLVVAIQNHSSNNFSGKIQFVCPKGFKVISGEEPLIELKPNEKKYLPVRIIVESDAKAGSSPIKVRLLDQLGIFITERIKEHVIEVNNDLNLSLLNAPIYRSSSLEPISVKVRVSNSGNISQDITLVCKIPDPENGNQFLEQQAIINVKKDSTFTFTYQPSKGLSRLSNFSINISGFRNPDKEIFNTATVFVQNISSVQKYQDPQFNNFAEETKNQITTSYRKVGDNIDMYQLIGSGGFNLPSGFLFIRGNIAFLNSQQQPLVTNTNVVLQQGKNQYTIGSVNKLLEMTLVGRGAEYSRTFAKDTKLEIGFVDQNFNLVEKNSFLKNGYGFFAKGTLNANNSSRNISAAYIYRYDPFEKSKHNILGTEATYAFDKVWSMNAKINAGLSSYEFQDITKPSMSAESNYIGSINDYNLNGNYFFSTGYYPGNRRGSLLLQQNISKNYKNYNFFGNVIFSNFSPKYYFFDRPQVSENTRIEIGTKFPRVKDFSFGLFYQFQNENSNSYNNFFGSWENSQLRDLTAHRIVEQISWSNYKTRQSAVFAFETGIVKYPLDDEQNFQMKLNGNYSFKNFNINAIYQSGSYYLSEYAFSHLAAANTDYKKLTVSLFYNDNFIKDKVNLSTGLSYVDDVIYGKSPSAFLNAKYLGKNFTAFMNSSWYNYSVGVLSNNILTFEVGLTLNLRNTVLSPDKKGKIQAFAFYDENNNNVFDMGEKPAHDYIININNIALKTTEEGTALYKNVPFGKFSLKQFIQQGWYYDEYDFTVDSYSYPLNIPLHQNGTVQGKIFFDYNSKTALDFEHRASSVAFKIIKQNDIVQTIGSDDEGKFNSFLPTGTYTIAIDESTLPANTYCETKSFDINVKAGEMVVVPDFIIKVKDKKVNKKTFNN
- a CDS encoding fimbrial biogenesis chaperone produces the protein MNKITLLFLFLMIQISAQTGISVSPPRVYFESAAGSSNTQKITVTNVSAKNTLDLAVSLGDWDYDEKGENMMYAAGALKNSCASWINIKKDDNYFSLAPGERKELEVTLTSPKVNQDKLSAHTAVLFVSQMNPVDDVDNKGAKIKVSIRSGIKIFHRTLEPIKRKIEIQDLKFDSSKKLLNITFENQSEIWTDGKIITDIINTNTGKKITVEPIVFYTLPGNIRKVTIPVQDLTEKGSYNVSVLIDYGDNETLEMGELNFNYE